The following proteins are co-located in the Paenibacillus sp. FSL H8-0079 genome:
- a CDS encoding ABC transporter substrate-binding protein has protein sequence MIMKKVKKSRKAVTTASISMLSAMLFLTACGGGGGGAASEAQSPDGKVTLNFITQSSPLAPADPNDKLINKRLEEKTNVHINWKNYTSDVFAEKRNLAVASGDLPDAIFDSGYGDYDLLKLAKDGAIIPLEDMIEQYMPNLQKVLEEAPEYKSMITAPDGHIYSFPWIEELGSGKQRIQSVDNLPWINVEWLNKLGLEMPKTTEELKEVLIAFKTQDPNGNGKADEIPLSFINKPGGEDLTFLFAAFGLGENWDHTVVTDEGKVVFTAADTGYKEAVKYIHELVQEGLVDVESYQQDWNTYLAKGKDNKYGMYFTWDKANITGMNDTYDVLPPVAGPSGEVNVTRTNGIGLDRGRMVITSSNKNLESTAKWVDQLYDPLQSVQNNWGTYGDESQQNIFEFDEAKGMLKHLPLEGSAPVELRQKTSIAGPLAILDSYYDKYTTKPEDAAWRMELLDKVMVPHMKAKNVYPSVFFSIDELDRLSTIETDLFAYVLRLRTEWYQNGKVDQEWDAYLKELDRLGLQEWLQIKQAGYDRNTK, from the coding sequence ATGATTATGAAAAAAGTGAAGAAGTCCAGAAAAGCCGTTACAACGGCGTCCATTTCCATGTTATCTGCGATGCTCTTTCTAACCGCCTGCGGCGGGGGTGGAGGCGGCGCAGCAAGTGAGGCGCAATCACCAGATGGCAAAGTGACATTGAATTTTATAACACAGAGCTCTCCGCTGGCTCCCGCTGATCCGAACGACAAGCTCATTAACAAGCGACTCGAAGAGAAAACCAATGTGCATATCAACTGGAAGAACTATACGAGTGATGTGTTTGCGGAAAAAAGAAATCTGGCGGTAGCCAGCGGTGATTTGCCGGATGCCATTTTTGATTCAGGTTATGGGGATTATGATCTCCTGAAACTGGCGAAGGATGGGGCGATCATTCCACTCGAAGACATGATTGAACAGTACATGCCCAATCTGCAAAAGGTGCTGGAGGAGGCTCCCGAATACAAGAGTATGATCACGGCTCCAGACGGACATATCTATTCCTTCCCGTGGATTGAAGAACTCGGCAGTGGCAAACAACGCATTCAGTCGGTGGATAACTTGCCCTGGATTAATGTGGAATGGCTGAACAAGCTCGGACTGGAGATGCCGAAGACAACCGAGGAATTAAAAGAAGTGCTGATCGCGTTCAAAACCCAAGACCCGAACGGTAATGGCAAGGCCGACGAAATTCCGCTTTCTTTCATTAACAAACCGGGCGGAGAAGATCTGACATTTCTCTTTGCGGCATTTGGACTCGGGGAGAACTGGGATCATACCGTGGTAACGGATGAAGGAAAAGTGGTCTTTACAGCAGCCGATACGGGTTACAAGGAAGCGGTTAAATACATTCATGAACTGGTTCAGGAAGGTCTCGTGGATGTGGAATCGTATCAACAGGATTGGAACACGTATCTTGCGAAAGGCAAGGATAACAAGTACGGCATGTACTTCACTTGGGATAAGGCCAACATTACAGGCATGAATGATACGTATGATGTTCTTCCTCCGGTTGCTGGACCTAGCGGAGAGGTCAATGTCACAAGAACGAATGGCATCGGTCTTGATCGTGGTCGCATGGTCATTACCAGCAGCAATAAAAACCTGGAATCCACAGCGAAGTGGGTTGACCAATTGTACGATCCACTCCAATCTGTACAGAACAACTGGGGTACCTATGGAGATGAGAGTCAGCAAAATATTTTTGAATTCGATGAAGCCAAAGGGATGCTGAAGCATCTTCCACTGGAAGGCTCTGCACCTGTGGAACTTAGACAAAAGACCAGTATCGCGGGACCGCTGGCCATTCTCGACAGTTACTATGATAAATACACAACCAAACCGGAAGATGCAGCTTGGCGCATGGAACTTCTTGATAAGGTTATGGTTCCGCATATGAAAGCGAAGAACGTGTATCCAAGTGTGTTCTTCTCTATTGATGAACTGGATCGATTGTCCACGATTGAGACGGATCTATTCGCCTACGTGCTGCGTCTGCGTACGGAATGGTATCAGAACGGGAAAGTCGATCAGGAATGGGATGCTTATCTGAAAGAGCTGGATCGTCTTG
- a CDS encoding carbohydrate ABC transporter permease, whose product MVVKHTGMDRLILTLNAIFLTCAVLVVVVPLIYIVIASFMDPTVLLNRGLSFNVSDWSLDGYQMILSNPAMIRGFANAVLYSVSFALITVTVSIFAGYALSDDRLAGRGFFMIIFIITMFFGGGLIPTYLLIRNLGMLDTVWAIIIPGAVNVWNIILSRTFFKGVPRELKEAANVDGASEMKIFFQIVIPLSKPIIFVLALYAFVGQWNSYFDAMIYLDNPKLHPLQLVLRSILIQNQAAPGMISDQLAMAELKRLSEMIKYSAIVISSLPLIIMYPFFQKYFEKGVMVGSLK is encoded by the coding sequence ATGGTTGTTAAACATACGGGAATGGATCGATTGATTCTCACACTCAATGCCATCTTTCTCACCTGTGCTGTACTGGTTGTCGTTGTTCCCTTGATTTACATTGTTATCGCTTCATTCATGGACCCCACAGTGCTATTGAACCGTGGACTATCCTTCAATGTATCCGACTGGAGTCTAGATGGTTATCAGATGATATTATCCAATCCAGCCATGATCCGAGGGTTTGCGAATGCGGTATTGTACTCGGTTTCCTTTGCACTGATTACTGTGACCGTTTCCATATTTGCAGGCTATGCATTGTCAGATGATAGGCTTGCGGGGCGCGGATTTTTCATGATTATCTTTATCATTACGATGTTCTTCGGCGGGGGATTAATCCCTACGTATCTACTCATACGTAATCTCGGCATGCTCGATACGGTGTGGGCGATCATCATTCCTGGAGCCGTCAACGTCTGGAACATTATTCTTTCCAGAACCTTTTTCAAAGGAGTCCCTCGGGAACTGAAAGAAGCCGCGAATGTGGATGGCGCCTCCGAGATGAAGATTTTCTTCCAGATTGTCATTCCGTTGTCGAAGCCCATTATTTTTGTACTCGCCCTGTATGCGTTCGTTGGGCAATGGAATTCCTATTTTGATGCAATGATCTATCTGGATAATCCGAAACTACATCCGTTACAGCTCGTTCTGCGTTCGATTTTGATTCAGAATCAGGCTGCTCCGGGCATGATCAGTGATCAGCTTGCCATGGCAGAACTGAAACGGCTCTCCGAGATGATTAAATACTCAGCGATTGTCATTTCGAGTCTGCCACTCATCATTATGTACCCGTTCTTCCAGAAGTATTTCGAAAAAGGTGTCATGGTTGGTTCCCTCAAATAG
- a CDS encoding ABC transporter permease subunit, whose product MLLAPALILTLIFKYIPMYGAIIAFKDFSPIKGIMGSDWVGLKHFEKFIASPNFDIILMNTLKLSFWGLIFSFPVPILLALMLNQVRKAGVKKNIQLFLYAPNFISVVVVVGMLFIFLSPTGPINQLATWITGQPIMFMSEPEYFRWIYILSDIWTGAGWASIIYVAALANVDPELHNAANLDGANLLQRIRHIDLPTIRPIMAIVFILAAGGIMSIGFEKAYLMQTSMNLPSSEIIATYVYKVGLQSGDYAYSAAVGLFNSVINVILLVTVNLIVKKLNEGEGLY is encoded by the coding sequence ATGTTGCTTGCACCAGCCTTAATCTTGACTCTGATCTTCAAGTACATCCCAATGTACGGAGCCATCATTGCGTTTAAGGATTTCAGTCCGATCAAAGGCATCATGGGCAGTGATTGGGTAGGACTGAAGCATTTCGAGAAATTTATAGCTTCACCCAATTTCGATATCATTTTAATGAATACGCTTAAACTCAGCTTTTGGGGATTGATATTCAGTTTCCCGGTGCCCATTTTGCTGGCACTCATGCTGAATCAGGTACGCAAAGCTGGCGTGAAGAAAAATATTCAATTGTTCCTGTACGCACCCAATTTCATATCCGTTGTTGTCGTTGTGGGAATGCTGTTTATCTTTCTCTCACCGACAGGGCCAATTAATCAATTAGCCACTTGGATTACAGGTCAGCCAATTATGTTCATGTCTGAACCTGAATATTTCCGCTGGATCTACATTTTGTCTGATATCTGGACCGGAGCGGGCTGGGCTTCCATCATATACGTCGCGGCGTTGGCCAATGTTGATCCAGAGCTTCACAATGCGGCCAATCTGGATGGAGCCAACCTCCTTCAACGTATTCGGCACATCGACCTTCCAACCATTCGACCGATTATGGCTATCGTCTTTATCTTGGCAGCTGGTGGCATTATGTCCATTGGATTTGAGAAGGCCTATCTGATGCAGACGTCCATGAACCTGCCTTCCTCTGAGATCATTGCCACGTATGTCTACAAGGTGGGACTGCAATCGGGAGATTACGCTTATTCAGCGGCTGTGGGATTGTTCAACTCGGTTATCAATGTGATTCTGCTGGTGACGGTGAATCTGATCGTGAAGAAATTGAATGAAGGCGAAGGCCTCTACTAG
- a CDS encoding LacI family DNA-binding transcriptional regulator, with amino-acid sequence MAKEKVTIQDIADALGISRNTASKALNDSGNIPDETRNRVIKKAIELKYKQFAYMENEHVLTKTPGNIALLTENLPNTSHFGSLLISGLEKRISAEGYNLSIHIVREDDQDALTLPNNFDIAKVDGIICIELFDLEYTQLITDLGIPTIFIDCASNICYPEFQADLLLMENEHSIYQITKKLIGSGYTSIGFVGDYNHCKSFNERWTGYHRAMLEAGLQIDLSHCILDNDRLCFSKPGWLNQRVAELASIPSAYVCANDFIAVDLMRALKARNVAVPQDVAICGFDNAPQSRIIEPPLTTVHIYSNEMGIKAAEMLLSRIKNPTQPYQVSHIVTKPIIRESTPAIMDDHSQMVHLVP; translated from the coding sequence ATGGCAAAGGAAAAAGTCACGATACAAGACATCGCTGATGCTTTGGGGATCTCCAGGAATACGGCTTCCAAAGCATTGAACGATAGTGGAAATATCCCGGATGAGACCCGAAATCGTGTAATTAAAAAAGCAATTGAACTTAAATATAAACAGTTTGCCTATATGGAAAATGAGCATGTTCTAACCAAAACCCCAGGCAATATCGCCCTGTTAACTGAAAACCTGCCTAATACATCTCACTTTGGTTCGTTGTTAATCAGCGGATTGGAGAAAAGAATTAGTGCGGAGGGATACAATCTCTCGATTCACATCGTGCGTGAAGACGATCAAGATGCGCTTACACTTCCCAACAATTTTGATATTGCCAAGGTAGACGGAATCATTTGCATTGAATTATTTGATCTGGAATACACACAGCTGATTACCGATCTGGGCATCCCCACGATCTTTATCGATTGCGCTTCCAACATATGTTATCCCGAATTCCAAGCAGATTTGCTCCTTATGGAGAATGAACATAGCATCTATCAGATAACCAAAAAATTAATTGGGAGCGGCTACACAAGTATCGGATTCGTCGGAGATTACAATCACTGCAAGAGTTTTAATGAACGATGGACTGGATATCACCGTGCTATGCTGGAAGCGGGCTTGCAGATCGACCTCTCCCATTGCATCCTAGATAATGATCGCCTGTGTTTTTCCAAGCCAGGATGGTTGAACCAACGAGTGGCAGAGCTGGCATCTATACCTTCCGCTTACGTATGTGCCAATGATTTTATTGCGGTCGATCTGATGCGGGCTTTAAAAGCCAGAAATGTCGCTGTTCCACAGGATGTAGCCATATGCGGATTCGATAACGCACCCCAATCCCGAATTATTGAACCTCCGCTAACGACGGTTCATATTTACAGCAACGAAATGGGCATTAAGGCTGCAGAGATGCTATTATCTCGAATTAAAAACCCGACACAACCGTATCAGGTCTCGCATATTGTGACCAAACCCATCATCAGGGAGTCCACGCCAGCAATCATGGATGATCATTCTCAGATGGTTCATTTAGTTCCGTAA
- a CDS encoding purine-nucleoside phosphorylase produces MHQSAHIQEARDYILNRIKTKPAVGMILGSGLGALADEIENATVIPYTDIPHFAQSEAIGHANELVIGELMGKTVVAMKGRLHYYEGFTLDEVTFPVRMMKALGVEQLLITNACGAINTSFEPGQLMLITDHINLVGNNPLMGPNNAELGVRFPDVSQVYNRELRSIALKVAEEQNVGLQQGVYAWWSGPAYETPAEIRMIRTMGADAVGMSTVPEAIVAIHGGMKVLGISCLTNMACGILDQPLSHDEVIEVAAQVKTTFIGLVKGILKEI; encoded by the coding sequence ATGCATCAATCCGCACATATTCAGGAAGCAAGAGATTACATATTAAACCGAATCAAGACCAAGCCTGCTGTAGGCATGATTCTGGGTTCGGGACTGGGAGCGCTCGCGGATGAGATTGAAAATGCGACCGTTATTCCGTATACAGATATTCCACATTTCGCCCAATCGGAGGCCATTGGCCATGCTAATGAACTGGTTATTGGTGAACTGATGGGCAAGACGGTTGTAGCCATGAAGGGACGCCTTCACTATTATGAAGGTTTCACACTGGATGAAGTGACTTTCCCGGTTCGTATGATGAAGGCACTGGGTGTTGAACAATTACTAATCACCAATGCCTGCGGAGCGATCAACACAAGCTTTGAGCCGGGCCAACTGATGCTCATTACAGATCATATTAACCTGGTTGGTAATAACCCGTTAATGGGACCGAATAACGCCGAACTGGGTGTGCGTTTTCCAGACGTATCACAGGTATACAATCGCGAACTGCGCAGCATTGCCCTGAAGGTTGCAGAAGAGCAGAATGTTGGCCTGCAGCAAGGTGTCTATGCATGGTGGAGTGGTCCGGCATATGAGACACCAGCCGAGATTCGCATGATTCGTACGATGGGTGCGGATGCAGTGGGTATGTCCACGGTACCTGAAGCCATTGTTGCCATCCATGGCGGTATGAAGGTACTGGGCATCTCCTGTTTGACCAACATGGCCTGTGGTATTCTCGATCAGCCGTTAAGTCATGACGAAGTCATTGAAGTGGCTGCGCAAGTGAAAACAACCTTTATCGGACTTGTGAAAGGTATCTTGAAAGAGATCTAA
- a CDS encoding endo-1,4-beta-xylanase gives MSTEIPSLHAAYANTFKIGAAVHTRMFQSEGDFIAKHFNSITAENQMKFEEIHPEEDRYTFEAADQIVDFAVAQGIGVRGHTLVWHNQTSKWVFEDTSGAPASRELLLSRLKQHIDTVVGRYKGQIYAWDVVNEAIEDKTDLFMRDTKWLELVGEDYLLQAFSMAHEADPNALLFYNDYNETDPVKREKIYNLVRSLLDKGAPVHGIGLQGHWNIHGPSIEDIRMAIERYASLDVQLHVTELDMSVFRYEDRRTDLTAPTSEMAELQERRYEEIFNLFREYKASLTSVTFWGVADNYTWLDHFPVRGRKNWPFVFDQQLQPKESFWRIFNPMS, from the coding sequence ATGTCAACGGAAATTCCATCACTACATGCTGCTTACGCCAACACGTTCAAAATAGGTGCTGCTGTACATACCAGAATGTTTCAGTCCGAAGGGGATTTCATCGCCAAACACTTCAATAGTATCACGGCTGAAAATCAGATGAAATTCGAAGAGATTCACCCGGAAGAGGATCGGTATACATTTGAGGCAGCGGATCAAATTGTTGATTTTGCTGTTGCCCAAGGGATTGGGGTTCGCGGACATACTTTGGTCTGGCATAATCAAACATCGAAATGGGTCTTTGAGGATACCTCAGGTGCTCCCGCTTCCAGAGAGCTGTTATTATCTCGATTGAAGCAACATATTGATACGGTAGTAGGTCGGTATAAGGGGCAAATATATGCGTGGGATGTCGTCAATGAAGCTATTGAAGATAAGACTGACCTGTTCATGAGGGACACGAAGTGGTTAGAGCTGGTGGGGGAAGATTATTTGCTGCAAGCGTTCAGTATGGCTCATGAAGCTGATCCAAATGCACTTCTTTTCTATAATGACTACAATGAGACGGATCCGGTCAAACGGGAGAAGATCTACAATCTGGTTCGGTCTTTGCTGGACAAAGGAGCGCCTGTACACGGGATTGGGTTGCAGGGGCATTGGAATATTCATGGTCCTTCGATTGAGGATATCCGAATGGCTATTGAGCGTTATGCTTCACTGGATGTGCAGTTGCATGTTACGGAACTGGATATGTCCGTGTTTCGTTATGAGGATCGTCGAACGGATCTCACCGCGCCCACTTCGGAGATGGCTGAGCTACAGGAGCGTCGATATGAAGAAATCTTCAATTTGTTCCGTGAATACAAAGCATCCCTTACCTCTGTGACATTCTGGGGAGTAGCTGACAATTATACTTGGCTGGACCATTTCCCGGTTCGTGGGCGCAAAAATTGGCCCTTTGTTTTTGATCAGCAGTTGCAGCCAAAGGAATCATTTTGGCGCATATTTAACCCTATGTCCTGA
- a CDS encoding aminoglycoside phosphotransferase family protein encodes MTIQLSQIDWIQLDERVQQVIEQEHQIIPLSPGLEATVMRIEMGDQRYVLKVWDKDSKPDIAKQYRLLSKLHQSGIRVSKPYGWGLDDQQNQVLLTRYDGEPVTQLTQTKLTYLAERLMEVHRYPVNEVGTREEDEEYIFRYDFVQYFFPQIELHDDINDLLANLIQQVQIRQDCLIHGDYNLGNILEMHDHYTIIDWTNGQYGDPRYDMAWSVFLITIYNGESYGEIYYAQFARSASYAYTLEEEQIFGAIACLRWILLRRVGDVPMGPDVMERVHSMAVHNPYLNENLLKS; translated from the coding sequence ATGACGATTCAACTTAGCCAGATAGATTGGATACAACTGGATGAACGTGTCCAACAGGTGATTGAACAGGAGCATCAGATCATTCCCTTGTCACCTGGACTGGAAGCGACTGTGATGAGAATCGAAATGGGTGATCAGCGGTACGTATTGAAGGTCTGGGACAAGGATTCAAAACCGGATATCGCCAAACAATATCGATTATTGTCTAAGCTTCATCAAAGTGGAATTCGTGTTTCTAAGCCCTACGGTTGGGGATTAGACGACCAACAGAATCAAGTGCTGTTAACAAGATATGATGGTGAACCGGTTACCCAATTGACACAAACCAAACTGACATATTTGGCTGAACGGTTAATGGAGGTCCATCGTTATCCGGTGAATGAAGTGGGTACTAGAGAAGAAGATGAAGAATACATATTCAGGTACGATTTTGTTCAATACTTTTTTCCTCAAATTGAGTTACATGACGATATAAATGATCTTCTGGCAAACTTGATCCAGCAGGTCCAGATCAGACAGGACTGTTTGATTCATGGCGATTATAATCTGGGAAACATTCTTGAGATGCATGACCATTACACCATCATCGATTGGACTAATGGGCAGTATGGTGATCCAAGGTACGATATGGCATGGTCTGTGTTTCTGATCACCATCTATAATGGGGAAAGTTACGGTGAGATTTATTACGCTCAATTTGCACGTTCTGCAAGTTATGCGTACACGCTGGAAGAGGAACAGATTTTTGGAGCAATAGCTTGTCTGCGCTGGATTCTGTTAAGGCGTGTTGGGGATGTACCCATGGGGCCAGATGTAATGGAAAGGGTTCACAGCATGGCTGTCCACAATCCATATTTGAATGAAAATCTGCTGAAATCGTAA
- a CDS encoding GNAT family N-acetyltransferase: MYRGRHSIESPSFAEIGGLVVDGNHQGMGIGKTIMSECEEWARVNGFDNIRVRCNGKRESAHRFYIAIGYEEKKWQKVFDKRL; this comes from the coding sequence ATGTACAGGGGAAGACATTCCATTGAGAGTCCATCTTTTGCCGAGATTGGTGGACTAGTTGTGGATGGGAATCATCAAGGGATGGGGATTGGTAAGACAATCATGAGCGAATGCGAGGAATGGGCTCGGGTTAACGGATTTGATAACATTCGGGTACGTTGTAACGGAAAAAGGGAATCTGCACATCGGTTTTATATTGCTATCGGATATGAAGAGAAGAAATGGCAGAAGGTATTTGATAAACGACTATAA
- a CDS encoding DinB family protein, with amino-acid sequence METFFRYNWMVREQWYAWCEDVPLEELLRPRTGGVGNILQTLFHIIDVEWSWLQLLQGKPDDAEDFANYSNLEAVRRFDRKLRPDVEAFVTAWDSRMEKRAYIDHRSAGKASTDSWGEVMRHVIAHEIHHMGQLSVWARELGKQPVSANVIGKGLIISD; translated from the coding sequence ATGGAAACCTTCTTTCGTTATAACTGGATGGTACGTGAGCAATGGTATGCGTGGTGTGAAGATGTGCCGCTTGAAGAGTTGCTTCGGCCTCGTACGGGCGGAGTAGGCAACATATTACAAACGTTGTTTCATATCATTGATGTAGAGTGGAGCTGGCTTCAGTTGCTTCAGGGCAAACCGGATGATGCGGAAGATTTTGCAAACTACTCGAACCTTGAGGCGGTAAGGCGATTCGATCGCAAGTTACGTCCTGATGTGGAGGCATTTGTTACAGCATGGGATTCGCGTATGGAAAAAAGAGCTTATATCGATCATCGCTCAGCTGGCAAGGCCAGTACAGATTCATGGGGAGAAGTTATGCGACATGTGATCGCCCATGAGATTCACCATATGGGACAGCTCTCGGTATGGGCCAGAGAATTGGGCAAACAGCCAGTATCCGCCAATGTCATTGGCAAAGGCCTGATTATATCTGACTAA
- a CDS encoding cysteine hydrolase family protein, giving the protein MKNHCALLIIDVQVAMFDEADPVYQGEQLLQKIQMLMDKAREAGHSIIYIQHSEGAGSPLERGTPGWAIHPSITPIAGDLVIEKETPDSFHETNLHLKLQEDGVTELILTGMQTELCVDTTCRRAYSLGYTVNLVQDAHSTWNSKTLQADQIIEHHNTVLRLFANVVDTENAL; this is encoded by the coding sequence ATGAAAAATCATTGTGCACTTCTAATTATTGACGTACAGGTAGCAATGTTTGATGAAGCAGATCCTGTATATCAGGGGGAACAGTTGCTTCAGAAGATCCAGATGCTAATGGACAAGGCCCGTGAAGCAGGGCATTCCATCATATATATCCAGCACAGCGAAGGGGCAGGCAGTCCACTGGAACGAGGAACTCCGGGGTGGGCCATTCATCCGTCCATCACACCGATTGCTGGTGACCTCGTTATTGAAAAAGAGACACCGGATTCGTTTCACGAAACCAATCTGCATCTGAAATTGCAAGAAGATGGCGTGACGGAGTTGATTCTTACAGGTATGCAGACCGAGTTATGTGTAGACACGACTTGCCGCAGAGCGTACAGCCTGGGATACACAGTCAATCTGGTTCAAGATGCGCACAGCACATGGAACTCAAAGACGCTTCAAGCGGATCAGATTATAGAACATCACAATACGGTACTGAGGCTATTCGCCAATGTGGTGGATACGGAGAATGCGCTGTAA
- a CDS encoding GrpB family protein: MEDQWRIAKYDPAWRDLFLETGSKLREALGKKAVRIDHVGSTSIVGIDAKPIIDIQISVSQYENLLDYKREIETVGFVFRAENPDKTKRYFREEPGSRRIHIHVRQVGSFSEQMTLLFRDYLRGHPEDCMRYAEEKHRLMSLYKDQRSKYVEGKGPMVWSILQRAHSWSQEIGWQPAKSDA; encoded by the coding sequence ATGGAGGATCAATGGAGAATTGCAAAGTATGATCCGGCATGGCGTGATTTGTTTCTCGAAACGGGTTCGAAATTAAGAGAAGCGTTAGGAAAAAAGGCCGTGCGGATTGACCATGTTGGGTCCACTTCAATTGTTGGAATAGATGCCAAACCCATCATAGATATACAAATATCTGTTTCCCAGTATGAAAATTTGTTGGACTACAAACGTGAGATCGAAACAGTCGGATTTGTATTCAGAGCAGAAAATCCAGATAAGACTAAACGTTACTTTCGTGAAGAACCCGGAAGCAGAAGGATACATATACACGTTAGACAGGTAGGCAGTTTCTCCGAGCAGATGACCTTGCTGTTCAGAGACTATTTGAGAGGACATCCAGAAGACTGTATGAGATATGCAGAAGAAAAGCACAGACTCATGTCATTGTATAAGGATCAGCGTTCCAAATATGTTGAAGGAAAAGGGCCAATGGTGTGGAGCATATTACAGAGAGCACATAGTTGGTCTCAAGAAATCGGATGGCAACCGGCAAAATCGGACGCATGA
- a CDS encoding glycoside hydrolase family 43 protein: MKYNNPVVKGFYPDPSVIKVNDTYYMVCSSFQYFPGVPLFESKDLVNWKQIGHCLTRKSQIQLETVSSSGGVFAPTIRHNNGRFYMVTTNDTTHQNFYVWTDDIYGEWSEPIYVDQGGIDPDLYFEDGKTLFMSNGVDDEGVGGIVQCEIDIETGRKLTPSRSIWNGTGGRYLESPHLYKINGYYYLLAAEGGTEYGHMVTYARGTSSSGPFEAYAHNPVLTNRNLGGYELQGVGHGDLVEDDLGNWWLFHLGFRQIGRWATFHHLGREVFLTPITFGEDGWFTAGHEGTTLTSFETNRIPDTVIQKDKKHYTFENTDWNLDWCYLRHPNTEHYQLELDKLTLTGTDVTLDVPASPTFIGLRQKDFNATISVDVSLTNGEAGVTIYMDENHHYEVAIRREQDGYKVIERLNIGDIKSIEQEVDLGNQQHATLVIRSSQERYSFLLQADGEEILLGSAQTRYLSSEVAGGFTGVLIGLYATGEDAVAEYTNFKCEYH, encoded by the coding sequence GTGAAATACAATAATCCTGTCGTTAAAGGTTTCTATCCAGACCCAAGTGTGATCAAAGTCAACGATACGTACTATATGGTGTGCAGTTCTTTTCAATACTTTCCGGGCGTACCGCTCTTTGAAAGCAAGGATCTGGTGAATTGGAAGCAGATTGGTCACTGCCTCACTCGTAAAAGTCAGATTCAGCTGGAGACCGTGAGCAGTTCCGGGGGCGTATTTGCCCCGACGATCAGACACAATAACGGGCGTTTCTACATGGTGACAACGAATGATACGACACATCAGAATTTCTATGTATGGACGGACGATATCTACGGAGAATGGTCTGAGCCTATCTACGTGGATCAAGGCGGGATTGATCCGGATTTGTATTTTGAAGATGGCAAGACCTTGTTTATGAGTAATGGGGTAGATGATGAAGGCGTTGGCGGAATTGTCCAGTGTGAGATTGATATTGAAACTGGTCGCAAACTTACCCCGAGTCGTTCGATATGGAATGGTACTGGCGGAAGATATCTGGAAAGCCCGCATCTGTATAAAATAAACGGATACTACTACCTGCTTGCAGCTGAGGGCGGCACGGAGTATGGTCACATGGTTACGTATGCTCGGGGAACTTCTTCTTCAGGACCGTTCGAAGCCTATGCGCACAATCCAGTTCTGACCAATCGTAATCTGGGAGGTTATGAGTTGCAGGGTGTGGGTCACGGTGACCTGGTTGAGGATGATCTGGGAAACTGGTGGCTCTTTCACCTGGGATTCCGACAGATTGGTAGATGGGCTACGTTCCATCATCTGGGCCGGGAAGTGTTCCTGACTCCGATTACGTTTGGTGAAGACGGATGGTTTACAGCCGGGCATGAAGGCACAACGCTGACGAGTTTTGAGACTAATCGTATCCCGGACACGGTGATCCAGAAGGACAAGAAGCATTATACGTTTGAAAATACAGACTGGAACCTCGACTGGTGTTATCTTCGTCATCCCAATACAGAGCATTATCAGCTTGAATTAGACAAGCTTACGCTAACAGGCACCGATGTAACGCTGGACGTTCCAGCATCCCCGACGTTCATTGGGTTACGTCAAAAAGACTTTAATGCTACGATCTCTGTCGATGTCAGTCTAACGAACGGAGAAGCTGGTGTCACGATCTATATGGATGAGAATCATCATTATGAAGTGGCAATTCGTCGGGAGCAGGACGGCTATAAGGTGATCGAGCGCCTGAATATCGGTGATATCAAATCGATTGAACAAGAAGTGGATCTGGGAAATCAACAGCATGCAACGCTGGTCATCCGCTCAAGTCAGGAACGTTACAGCTTCTTGCTTCAAGCAGATGGTGAAGAGATTTTGCTAGGCTCTGCACAGACGAGATACCTGTCATCGGAAGTGGCTGGAGGTTTTACAGGCGTACTCATTGGTCTATACGCGACGGGTGAAGATGCTGTAGCTGAGTATACAAATTTCAAATGTGAATATCATTAA